Proteins encoded in a region of the Mycolicibacterium chitae genome:
- a CDS encoding ABC1 kinase family protein: MSPTNHHREVVKLDRVPLPFEAARVGTTGWQLTRTAARVAKRLPGRGSLQTKVIKEIPQTFADLGPTYVKFGQIIASSPGAFGEPLSREFRTLLDSVPAADPAQVQKLFKEELGDEPRNLFKHFEEQPFASASIAQVHFATLHSGEDVVVKIQRPGIRRRVAADLQILKRFAQVVEFAKMGRRLSAQDVVADFSDNLAEELDFRIEAQSMEAWVSHLHSSPLGKNIKVPDVHWDFTTQRVLTMERVHGVRIDDVAAIRKQDFDGTELVKALLFSTFEGGLRHGLFHGDLHAGNLLVDEQGRIVFLDFGIMGRIDPRTRWLLRELIYALLVKKDHAAAGKIVVLLGAVGTVRPEAQAAKDLEAFAEPLSMKTLGDMSYAEIGKQLSTLAEAYDVKLPRELVLIGKQFLYVERYMKLLAPRWQMMNDPQFSGYFANFMVEVSRDHREDLDKSDKEIEV, from the coding sequence ATGAGTCCGACCAATCACCACCGGGAGGTCGTCAAGCTCGACCGCGTCCCGCTGCCCTTCGAGGCGGCTCGCGTCGGTACCACGGGCTGGCAGCTCACTCGTACCGCGGCACGCGTGGCCAAGCGGCTGCCGGGCCGCGGGAGCCTGCAGACCAAGGTCATCAAGGAGATCCCGCAGACCTTCGCCGATCTCGGCCCCACCTATGTGAAGTTCGGCCAGATCATTGCGTCCAGCCCGGGGGCCTTCGGCGAGCCGCTGTCGCGCGAGTTCCGCACCCTGCTGGACTCCGTGCCGGCCGCGGACCCCGCCCAAGTGCAGAAACTGTTCAAGGAAGAACTTGGCGACGAGCCGCGCAACCTGTTCAAGCACTTCGAGGAGCAGCCGTTCGCCTCGGCGTCGATCGCCCAGGTGCACTTCGCGACCCTGCACTCCGGCGAGGACGTGGTGGTCAAGATCCAACGCCCGGGCATCCGCCGCCGGGTGGCCGCCGACCTGCAGATCCTCAAGCGGTTCGCGCAGGTCGTCGAGTTCGCGAAGATGGGCCGTCGGCTGTCCGCGCAGGATGTCGTCGCCGACTTCTCGGACAACCTGGCCGAGGAACTCGACTTCCGCATCGAGGCGCAGTCTATGGAGGCCTGGGTCAGCCACCTGCACTCCTCGCCGCTGGGCAAGAACATCAAGGTGCCGGACGTGCACTGGGACTTCACCACCCAGCGCGTGCTGACCATGGAGCGGGTGCACGGGGTGCGCATCGACGACGTCGCGGCCATCCGCAAACAGGACTTCGACGGCACCGAACTGGTCAAGGCGCTGCTGTTCTCCACCTTCGAGGGCGGTCTGCGGCACGGCCTGTTCCACGGCGACCTGCACGCGGGCAACCTGCTGGTCGATGAGCAGGGCCGGATCGTGTTCCTCGACTTCGGCATCATGGGCCGCATCGATCCGCGCACCCGCTGGCTGCTGCGCGAACTGATCTACGCGCTGCTGGTCAAGAAGGACCATGCCGCGGCCGGCAAGATCGTGGTGCTGCTGGGCGCGGTGGGTACCGTGCGGCCGGAGGCCCAGGCCGCCAAGGACCTGGAGGCCTTCGCCGAGCCGCTGAGCATGAAGACGCTCGGTGACATGTCCTACGCCGAGATCGGCAAGCAACTCTCCACCCTGGCCGAGGCCTACGACGTGAAGCTCCCGCGCGAGCTGGTGCTGATCGGCAAGCAATTCCTTTACGTGGAGCGCTATATGAAGCTGTTGGCGCCGCGCTGGCAGATGATGAACGACCCGCAGTTCTCCGGCTACTTCGCCAACTTCATGGTCGAGGTCAGCCGCGACCACCGCGAGGATCTGGACAAGTCCGACAAGGAGATCGAGGTCTAG
- a CDS encoding alpha/beta fold hydrolase, with protein sequence MGNPDDPAVLLIMGLGAQLVLWRNEFCQKLIERGRRVIRFDNRDVGLSSKLDGLRIEGSQYPSMIRSALGRRSPAVYTLEDMADDAAAVLDHLDIDRADIVGASMGGMIAQVVAARHAQRTRSLGVIFSSNNQAALPPPDPRALYAVIKGPPADAPRDVIIDNAVRVSRVIGSPAYRAPEAKIRAEAAAGYDRNHYPVGVARQFGAIMGSGSLRHYDHRISAPTVVLHGLADRLMRPAGGRAVANNIDGARLVLFPGMAHDLPEQLWDPIVDQLDLTFSAAAG encoded by the coding sequence ATGGGCAACCCGGACGATCCCGCGGTGCTGCTGATCATGGGGCTCGGCGCGCAACTTGTGTTGTGGCGCAACGAGTTCTGCCAGAAACTCATCGAACGAGGCCGACGGGTCATCCGGTTCGACAACCGCGACGTCGGGCTGTCGAGCAAGCTCGACGGGTTGCGGATCGAGGGCTCGCAGTACCCGAGCATGATCCGCTCGGCGCTGGGTCGGCGCAGCCCGGCGGTCTACACGCTCGAGGACATGGCCGACGACGCGGCCGCGGTGCTCGACCACCTCGACATCGATCGCGCCGACATCGTCGGTGCCTCGATGGGCGGGATGATCGCCCAGGTGGTCGCGGCTCGGCACGCCCAGCGAACCCGCTCGTTGGGCGTCATCTTCTCCAGCAACAACCAGGCGGCGTTGCCGCCGCCCGATCCGCGCGCGCTCTACGCCGTCATCAAGGGCCCGCCGGCCGACGCCCCGCGCGACGTCATCATCGACAACGCCGTGCGGGTCAGCCGCGTGATCGGCAGCCCCGCCTACCGCGCGCCCGAGGCCAAGATCCGCGCCGAGGCCGCGGCCGGCTACGACCGCAACCACTACCCCGTCGGGGTGGCGCGGCAGTTCGGCGCCATCATGGGCAGCGGCAGCCTGCGCCACTACGACCACCGGATCAGCGCGCCCACGGTGGTGCTTCACGGCCTCGCCGACCGGCTGATGCGGCCCGCCGGCGGTCGCGCCGTCGCCAACAACATCGACGGCGCCCGGCTGGTGCTGTTCCCGGGCATGGCCCACGACCTTCCCGAGCAGCTCTGGGACCCCATCGTCGACCAGCTCGACCTCACGTTTTCGGCCGCCGCCGGCTGA
- a CDS encoding cyclopropane mycolic acid synthase family methyltransferase, whose protein sequence is MPKALEPHFEDVQAHYDLSDEFFELFLDPSRTYSCAFFERADMTLEEAQLAKIDLALGKLGLKPGMTLLDIGCGWGSTMKRAVQRHDVDVIGLTLSRNQRDFVADLLHGDPSPRSKQVLLQGWEQFFEPVDRIVSIGAFEHFGPDRYDDFFAQANKALPPGGVMLLHTITATDPRDAAADGVPLTMELIRFIRFILTEIFPGGRLPSIALVTDHAVAAGFEVQRVQSLQLHYARTLDLWAQALEARHDEAVTLQSQEVYDRYMKYLTGCARLFRNGTTDVCQFTLKKILMPVFPGAPPRGASRMG, encoded by the coding sequence ATGCCCAAGGCGCTCGAGCCACACTTCGAGGACGTGCAAGCCCACTACGACCTGTCCGACGAGTTCTTCGAGCTCTTCCTGGATCCCTCCCGGACCTACAGCTGCGCCTTCTTCGAACGCGCGGACATGACCCTCGAGGAGGCGCAGCTGGCCAAGATCGACCTGGCCCTGGGCAAGCTGGGCCTCAAGCCCGGGATGACGCTGCTGGACATCGGCTGCGGCTGGGGTTCGACGATGAAACGCGCGGTACAGCGCCACGACGTCGACGTGATCGGGCTGACCCTGAGCCGCAACCAGCGCGACTTCGTCGCCGATCTGCTGCACGGCGATCCGAGCCCGCGCTCCAAGCAGGTCCTGCTGCAGGGCTGGGAACAGTTCTTCGAGCCGGTCGACCGGATCGTGTCCATCGGCGCGTTCGAGCACTTCGGCCCTGACCGCTACGACGACTTCTTCGCCCAGGCCAACAAGGCGCTGCCGCCGGGCGGGGTGATGCTGCTGCACACCATCACCGCCACGGATCCCAGGGACGCCGCGGCCGACGGGGTGCCGCTGACCATGGAATTGATCCGGTTCATCCGGTTCATCCTCACCGAGATCTTCCCCGGCGGCCGGCTGCCCTCGATCGCGCTGGTGACCGACCACGCGGTGGCCGCCGGGTTCGAGGTCCAGCGGGTCCAGTCATTGCAGTTGCACTACGCCCGTACTCTGGATCTGTGGGCGCAGGCACTGGAGGCCCGTCACGACGAGGCGGTCACACTCCAGTCACAAGAGGTCTACGACCGCTACATGAAGTACTTGACCGGTTGCGCCAGGTTGTTCCGGAACGGCACCACCGACGTCTGCCAGTTCACACTGAAGAAAATTTTAATGCCCGTTTTCCCGGGAGCGCCGCCGCGCGGTGCGTCCCGGATGGGTTAG
- a CDS encoding cyclopropane mycolic acid synthase family methyltransferase: MSNLKPKYEELQSIYDISNEFYELFLGPTMGYTCGYFEREDMTGDEAQLAKFDLALGKLGLEPGMTLLDIGCGWGACMQRAIEKYDVNVIGLTLSAEQRKYAIDKLAKVPTERSIEVRLQGWEEFDDKVDRIVSIGAFEHFGFERYDDFFETTYNALPDDGVMLLHCITGFDMRRAKELGLPMTFELARFAKFIMTEIFPGGRLPSVEKVQEHALPAGFELTQLQEIGPHYVRTLQIWAEELAAHREEAIRIQSQEVYDRYDKYLNGCVNLFRVGHTSVHQFTLKK; encoded by the coding sequence ATGAGCAATCTGAAGCCGAAGTACGAAGAACTCCAGTCCATTTACGACATCTCGAACGAGTTCTACGAACTTTTCCTGGGCCCCACCATGGGTTACACCTGCGGTTACTTCGAGCGCGAGGACATGACCGGCGACGAGGCGCAGCTCGCCAAGTTCGACCTCGCGCTGGGCAAGCTGGGCCTGGAGCCCGGCATGACGCTGCTGGACATCGGCTGCGGTTGGGGCGCCTGCATGCAGCGCGCCATCGAGAAGTACGACGTCAACGTCATCGGCCTGACGTTGTCCGCCGAGCAGCGCAAGTACGCGATCGACAAGCTCGCGAAGGTCCCCACCGAACGCAGCATCGAGGTCCGGCTGCAGGGCTGGGAGGAATTCGACGACAAGGTCGATCGGATCGTGTCGATCGGTGCGTTCGAGCACTTCGGCTTCGAACGCTACGACGACTTCTTCGAGACCACCTACAACGCCCTGCCCGACGACGGCGTGATGCTGTTGCACTGCATCACCGGCTTCGACATGCGCAGGGCCAAGGAGCTCGGCCTGCCGATGACCTTCGAGCTGGCCCGGTTCGCGAAGTTCATCATGACCGAGATCTTCCCGGGCGGCCGCCTGCCGTCGGTGGAGAAGGTGCAGGAGCATGCGCTGCCGGCCGGTTTCGAGCTCACGCAGCTGCAGGAGATCGGCCCCCACTACGTGCGCACGCTGCAGATCTGGGCCGAGGAGCTCGCCGCGCACCGCGAAGAGGCCATCCGGATCCAGTCGCAAGAGGTCTACGACCGCTACGACAAGTACCTCAACGGCTGCGTGAACCTGTTCCGGGTCGGCCACACCAGCGTGCATCAGTTCACCCTGAAGAAGTGA
- a CDS encoding M15 family metallopeptidase, whose protein sequence is MATPTIAAAEPVGSAGQDRLVDVRTVLPDALIDLRYATADNFLGVRLYPPDARCLVHESLTAGLVESAKVLRAQGNRLVFWDCYRPHEVQVRMFEAVSDPAWVARPGNFARSHTAGRSVDVTLSDEAGALLDMGTDFDEFSPRAKAFATEGVGAEAQANRARLRTAMAAGGFTVYAGEWWHFDGPGAQVQRPILDVALS, encoded by the coding sequence ATGGCAACCCCGACAATCGCGGCCGCCGAACCCGTCGGGTCGGCGGGCCAGGACCGGTTGGTCGACGTTCGCACCGTGCTGCCCGATGCCCTCATCGACCTGCGCTACGCCACCGCCGACAACTTCCTCGGGGTTCGGCTGTATCCCCCCGACGCCCGCTGCCTGGTGCACGAGTCGTTGACCGCCGGCCTGGTCGAGTCGGCGAAAGTCCTTCGCGCCCAGGGTAATCGCCTGGTGTTCTGGGACTGCTACCGCCCGCACGAGGTGCAGGTGCGGATGTTCGAGGCGGTGTCCGATCCCGCCTGGGTGGCCCGGCCCGGCAACTTCGCGCGCAGCCACACCGCCGGTCGGTCGGTGGACGTGACGCTGTCCGACGAGGCCGGTGCGCTGCTCGACATGGGCACTGACTTCGACGAGTTCTCGCCCCGGGCAAAGGCTTTCGCCACCGAAGGGGTCGGCGCCGAGGCGCAGGCCAACCGCGCGCGACTGCGGACGGCGATGGCCGCGGGCGGCTTCACGGTCTACGCCGGGGAGTGGTGGCACTTCGACGGTCCCGGCGCGCAGGTGCAGCGCCCGATCCTCGACGTTGCGCTGAGCTGA
- the rplA gene encoding 50S ribosomal protein L1, whose protein sequence is MSKNSKAFREAAEKVDRDKLYSPLEAAKLARETSSKKQDATVEVAIRLGVDPRKADQMVRGTVNLPNGTGKTARVVVFAVGEKAEAALAAGADAVGSEDLIEKIQGGWLDFDAAIATPDQMAKVGRIARVLGPRGLMPNPKTGTVTPDVAKAVTDIKGGKINFRVDKQANLHFVIGKASFDEAKLVENYGAALEEILRAKPSSSKGRYLKKIVVSTTTGPGIPVDPSITRNFAEA, encoded by the coding sequence ATGAGCAAGAACAGCAAGGCCTTCCGCGAAGCCGCCGAGAAGGTGGACCGCGACAAGCTCTACAGCCCGCTCGAGGCCGCCAAGCTGGCCAGGGAGACGTCGTCGAAGAAGCAGGACGCCACCGTTGAGGTCGCGATCCGGCTGGGCGTCGACCCCCGCAAGGCCGATCAGATGGTGCGCGGCACCGTCAACCTGCCCAATGGCACCGGCAAGACCGCCCGCGTCGTGGTGTTCGCGGTCGGCGAGAAGGCCGAGGCCGCCCTGGCCGCCGGCGCCGATGCCGTGGGTAGCGAGGACCTGATCGAGAAGATCCAGGGTGGCTGGCTCGATTTCGACGCCGCCATCGCCACCCCCGATCAGATGGCCAAGGTGGGTCGCATCGCGCGCGTGCTGGGCCCGCGTGGCCTGATGCCGAACCCCAAGACCGGCACGGTCACCCCGGACGTGGCCAAGGCCGTGACCGACATCAAGGGTGGCAAGATCAACTTCCGCGTCGACAAGCAGGCCAACCTGCACTTCGTGATCGGCAAGGCCTCGTTCGACGAGGCCAAGCTGGTCGAGAACTACGGTGCCGCGCTGGAGGAGATCCTGCGGGCCAAGCCGTCGTCGTCCAAGGGCCGCTACCTGAAGAAGATCGTCGTCTCGACGACCACCGGCCCGGGCATCCCGGTCGACCCCAGCATCACGCGCAACTTCGCCGAGGCGTAG
- the rplK gene encoding 50S ribosomal protein L11: protein MAPKKKVVGLIKLQIQAGQANPAPPVGPALGQHGVNIMEFCKAYNAATESQRGNVIPVEISVYEDRSFTFALKTPPAAKLLLKAAGVQKGSGTPHTDKVAKVSWDQVREIAETKKEDLNANDIDAAAKIIAGTARSMGITVE from the coding sequence ATGGCCCCGAAGAAAAAGGTCGTCGGGCTGATCAAGTTGCAGATCCAGGCCGGGCAGGCCAACCCCGCCCCGCCGGTCGGTCCCGCGCTCGGCCAGCACGGCGTCAACATCATGGAGTTCTGCAAGGCGTACAACGCCGCGACCGAGTCGCAGCGCGGCAACGTCATCCCCGTGGAGATCAGTGTCTACGAGGACCGCAGCTTCACCTTCGCCCTGAAGACCCCGCCCGCCGCCAAGCTGCTGCTCAAGGCCGCCGGCGTGCAGAAGGGTTCCGGCACTCCGCACACCGACAAGGTCGCCAAGGTCAGCTGGGATCAGGTCCGCGAGATCGCCGAGACCAAGAAGGAAGACCTCAACGCCAACGACATCGACGCTGCCGCGAAGATCATCGCCGGCACCGCCCGGTCGATGGGCATCACCGTCGAGTAG
- the nusG gene encoding transcription termination/antitermination protein NusG — protein sequence MTSFEGDTPESESGDNGDVIIDETVSEASTDSTSTDAAPGEDVQDAAAEADAEQPEETEEDPAVALKKELRLKPGDWYVIHSYAGYENKVKANLETRVQNLDVGDYIFQVEVPTEEVTEIKNGQRKQVNRKVLPGYILVRMDLTDDSWSAVRNTPGVTGFVGATSRPTSLSLDDVVKFLLPQGAAKKAAKSTAAATTGATTEATLERPEILVDYEVGESVTVMDGPFATLPASISEVNAEQQKLKVLVSIFGRETPVELTFGQVAKI from the coding sequence GTGACTAGCTTCGAGGGCGACACGCCCGAGAGTGAGTCGGGCGACAACGGAGACGTCATCATCGACGAGACGGTCTCCGAGGCGTCGACGGACTCGACGTCAACGGATGCGGCTCCGGGGGAGGACGTGCAGGACGCGGCAGCTGAAGCCGACGCCGAACAACCCGAAGAGACCGAGGAAGACCCGGCCGTCGCGCTCAAGAAGGAACTGCGCCTCAAGCCGGGCGACTGGTATGTGATCCACTCCTACGCCGGCTACGAGAACAAGGTCAAGGCCAACCTCGAGACCCGCGTGCAGAACCTCGACGTCGGCGACTACATCTTCCAGGTCGAGGTGCCGACCGAGGAAGTCACCGAGATCAAGAACGGCCAGCGCAAGCAGGTCAACCGCAAGGTGCTGCCGGGCTACATCCTGGTCCGGATGGATCTCACCGACGACTCCTGGTCCGCGGTGCGCAACACCCCGGGCGTGACCGGGTTCGTCGGCGCCACCTCCCGCCCGACCTCGCTGTCGCTGGACGACGTGGTGAAGTTCCTGCTGCCGCAGGGCGCCGCGAAGAAGGCCGCCAAGTCCACCGCCGCCGCGACGACCGGCGCGACCACCGAGGCCACCCTGGAGCGGCCCGAGATCCTGGTCGACTACGAGGTCGGCGAGTCGGTCACCGTCATGGACGGCCCGTTTGCCACGCTGCCCGCCTCCATCAGCGAGGTCAACGCCGAGCAGCAGAAGCTCAAGGTGCTGGTGTCCATCTTCGGCCGCGAGACACCCGTCGAACTGACCTTCGGTCAGGTCGCCAAGATTTAG
- the secE gene encoding preprotein translocase subunit SecE, with protein MSDERDSADATGDGTEDNGAEAKRVGQTAVVTPARPTGKRSRQRALSKTGAEADTEAGGDTEDAAKTAKVSKAKKAKAASGGGILAPFRFVWTYLSEVVNELRKVIWPNRKQMVTYTTVVLLFLAFMVAMISLADIGLTELVTLVFA; from the coding sequence GTGAGCGACGAGCGCGACAGTGCCGACGCCACGGGCGACGGCACCGAGGACAACGGGGCCGAAGCCAAGCGGGTCGGCCAGACTGCGGTCGTCACCCCGGCGCGTCCGACCGGCAAGCGGTCCCGGCAGCGCGCGCTGAGCAAGACCGGCGCCGAGGCGGACACCGAGGCCGGCGGCGACACCGAGGATGCTGCGAAGACCGCCAAGGTGAGCAAGGCCAAGAAGGCCAAGGCCGCATCCGGCGGTGGCATCCTGGCGCCGTTCAGGTTCGTCTGGACGTATCTCAGCGAGGTCGTCAACGAGCTGCGCAAGGTCATCTGGCCCAACCGCAAGCAGATGGTCACCTACACGACGGTGGTCTTGCTCTTCTTGGCGTTCATGGTGGCGATGATCTCGTTGGCAGATATCGGGTTGACCGAGCTGGTAACGCTGGTGTTCGCCTAG
- the hadC gene encoding (3R)-hydroxyacyl-ACP dehydratase subunit HadC has protein sequence MALKTDIRGMVHKYDDYFVVGREKVREYAKAVKNDDPAFYDEAAAAELGYDTLLAPLTFVSTVALIVQQDFFRKVDVGMETMQIVQVDQQFVYHQPIKVGDHLYPVMTVQSVDERFGADIVVTRNTLTNQHGELVLEAFTTMMGQQGDESAKVKFDVQSGQVTRVAD, from the coding sequence ATGGCTCTCAAGACCGACATCCGCGGAATGGTCCACAAGTACGACGACTACTTCGTCGTGGGCCGCGAGAAGGTGCGCGAATACGCCAAGGCGGTCAAGAACGACGACCCCGCCTTCTACGACGAGGCCGCGGCCGCCGAACTCGGTTACGACACGCTGCTGGCGCCGCTGACCTTCGTGTCCACGGTCGCACTGATCGTGCAGCAGGACTTCTTCCGCAAGGTCGACGTCGGCATGGAGACCATGCAGATTGTCCAGGTGGACCAGCAGTTCGTGTACCACCAGCCGATCAAGGTCGGCGACCACCTCTATCCGGTGATGACCGTGCAATCCGTCGACGAGCGCTTCGGCGCCGACATCGTGGTCACCCGCAACACGCTGACCAATCAGCACGGCGAGCTGGTCCTGGAGGCGTTCACCACGATGATGGGTCAGCAGGGCGACGAATCGGCCAAGGTCAAGTTCGACGTGCAGTCCGGTCAGGTCACCCGCGTCGCCGATTAG
- the hadB gene encoding (3R)-hydroxyacyl-ACP dehydratase subunit HadB — MALREFSSVQVGDTLPEKIIPLTRQDLVNYAGVSGDLNPIHWDDETAKLVGLDTAIAHGMLTMGLGGGYVTSWVGDPGAVTEYNVRFTAVVPVPNDAKGAEIVFNGRVKSADPETNSVTIAINATTGGKKIFGRAIATAKLA; from the coding sequence ATGGCTCTGCGTGAATTCAGTTCGGTTCAGGTCGGCGACACATTGCCCGAAAAGATCATTCCGTTGACCAGGCAGGACCTGGTCAACTACGCGGGTGTCTCCGGCGACCTCAACCCCATCCACTGGGACGACGAGACCGCGAAGCTGGTGGGGCTGGACACCGCCATCGCCCACGGGATGCTCACCATGGGCCTCGGCGGCGGCTACGTGACCTCCTGGGTCGGTGATCCCGGTGCGGTCACCGAATACAACGTGCGCTTCACCGCTGTCGTCCCGGTGCCCAACGACGCCAAGGGCGCCGAGATCGTGTTCAACGGCCGGGTCAAGTCGGCCGACCCCGAGACGAATTCGGTCACCATCGCGATCAACGCCACCACCGGTGGCAAGAAGATCTTCGGCCGGGCGATCGCCACGGCGAAGCTGGCCTAG
- the hadA gene encoding (3R)-hydroxyacyl-ACP dehydratase subunit HadA, which produces MHYRYPDHYVVEREKVREYATAVKNDFPAFYDDAAAAELGYSGLTAPLTFVSVFGYKGQRAFFDHADIGIKDAKIVQVDQEFKFLAPIVVGDKLFCDVYVDSVRQAHGTDIIVTKVLITNEAGKLVQETYTTLAGRSEENGESGFNDGSA; this is translated from the coding sequence ATGCATTACCGCTACCCCGACCATTACGTGGTGGAGCGGGAGAAGGTTCGCGAGTACGCGACCGCGGTGAAGAACGATTTCCCCGCGTTCTACGACGACGCGGCGGCGGCCGAACTCGGCTACTCGGGTTTGACGGCCCCGCTGACCTTCGTCTCGGTCTTTGGTTACAAGGGCCAGCGCGCCTTCTTCGATCACGCCGACATCGGCATCAAGGATGCCAAGATCGTCCAGGTCGACCAGGAGTTCAAGTTCCTGGCCCCGATCGTGGTGGGCGACAAGCTGTTCTGCGATGTCTACGTCGATTCCGTCCGGCAGGCGCACGGGACCGACATCATTGTCACCAAGGTGCTCATCACCAACGAGGCGGGCAAATTAGTGCAGGAGACCTACACCACGCTTGCGGGGCGTAGCGAGGAAAACGGAGAGAGTGGCTTCAACGATGGCTCTGCGTGA
- the rpmG gene encoding 50S ribosomal protein L33 produces the protein MASSTDVRPKITLACDVCKNRNYITKKNRRNDPDRLELKKFCPNCGTHQPHRESR, from the coding sequence GTGGCCTCCAGTACCGACGTCCGGCCGAAGATCACCTTGGCCTGCGACGTGTGCAAGAACCGTAACTACATCACCAAGAAGAACCGGCGCAACGATCCGGACCGGCTGGAGCTGAAGAAGTTCTGCCCCAACTGCGGCACGCATCAGCCGCATCGTGAGTCGCGCTGA
- a CDS encoding globin domain-containing protein translates to MTVTTPESSVVRDELEPHHAEIVKATLPLIGANIDAITGKFYSMMFEAHPELLRNLFNRGNQVSGAQQRALAASIATFATHLVDPELPHPAELLSRIGHKHASLGVTADQYPIVHEHLFAAIVAVLGADTVTADVAAAWDRVYWMMAETLIDMERELYAEAGVAAGDVYRRAKVIARVADPSGAVLITVAPVAGPIGEFVPGQYVSVGVTMTDGARQLRQYSLINVPGNGELTFAVKPVDGVEGAPAGEVSTWIRDNICVGDLVDVTVPFGDLPAPASTDTPVVLISAGIGITPMIGLLEYFAARQPDTAVQVLHADRGDQQHPLRERQAELVDLLPNASLDVWYEDGLTGGRPGVHAGLMNLDGLTAAPSADAEVYLCGNNGFVQAVRSQLTALGVPEQRVHCELFNPNDWLLG, encoded by the coding sequence ATGACCGTCACAACCCCCGAATCATCGGTTGTTCGCGACGAACTCGAACCGCACCACGCGGAGATCGTCAAGGCGACGCTGCCGCTGATCGGAGCGAACATCGACGCGATCACCGGGAAGTTCTACTCGATGATGTTCGAGGCCCACCCCGAGTTGCTGCGCAACCTGTTCAACCGCGGCAATCAGGTCAGCGGCGCCCAGCAGCGCGCGCTGGCGGCCTCGATCGCGACCTTCGCCACGCATCTGGTCGATCCCGAATTGCCGCACCCGGCCGAGTTGCTGTCCCGGATCGGGCACAAGCACGCGTCGCTGGGGGTGACCGCCGACCAGTACCCGATCGTGCACGAGCATCTGTTCGCGGCGATCGTGGCGGTGCTCGGCGCCGACACGGTGACCGCCGACGTCGCTGCGGCCTGGGACCGGGTGTACTGGATGATGGCCGAGACCCTGATCGACATGGAGCGCGAGCTCTACGCCGAGGCCGGTGTCGCCGCCGGCGACGTCTACCGGCGCGCCAAGGTCATCGCCCGGGTGGCCGACCCGTCGGGCGCGGTGTTGATCACCGTGGCGCCCGTCGCCGGCCCGATCGGTGAATTCGTTCCCGGCCAATACGTGTCGGTCGGCGTGACGATGACTGACGGCGCCCGGCAGCTGCGGCAGTACAGCCTCATCAACGTGCCCGGAAACGGCGAACTGACTTTCGCCGTCAAGCCCGTCGACGGTGTCGAGGGGGCCCCGGCCGGCGAGGTGTCCACCTGGATCCGGGACAACATCTGCGTCGGCGACCTGGTGGACGTCACGGTGCCGTTCGGCGACCTGCCGGCCCCGGCGTCGACCGATACCCCCGTCGTGCTCATCTCGGCCGGTATCGGGATCACCCCGATGATCGGCCTGCTCGAGTACTTCGCGGCCCGGCAGCCCGACACCGCCGTGCAGGTGCTGCACGCCGACCGCGGCGATCAGCAGCACCCGCTGCGCGAGCGGCAGGCCGAACTGGTCGATCTGCTGCCCAACGCGAGCCTCGACGTCTGGTACGAGGACGGGCTGACCGGGGGACGGCCCGGCGTGCACGCGGGCTTGATGAACCTCGACGGGCTGACCGCCGCGCCGTCCGCCGACGCCGAGGTGTACCTCTGCGGCAACAACGGCTTCGTCCAGGCGGTGCGGTCCCAGCTGACCGCCCTCGGGGTCCCGGAGCAGCGAGTGCACTGCGAGCTGTTCAACCCCAACGATTGGCTGCTCGGCTGA
- a CDS encoding RrF2 family transcriptional regulator, translating to MQLTRFTDLGLRAMMLLAAGESEERRVTTRTIASGAAASEHHVAKAVSRLSELGMLHARRGRVGGLRLTDAGRTASVGWLVRQLEGDREVIECGGDNPCPLIAACRLRRALAEAKEAFYRELDRYTVTDLAGSKSLPVVLQLTGEGIPR from the coding sequence ATGCAGCTGACACGGTTCACCGACCTGGGCCTTCGGGCCATGATGCTGCTGGCCGCCGGGGAGTCCGAGGAACGCCGCGTCACCACCCGGACCATCGCCAGCGGCGCCGCGGCCTCCGAGCACCACGTCGCCAAGGCGGTCTCCCGGCTGTCGGAACTGGGCATGCTGCACGCCCGGCGCGGGCGGGTCGGCGGGCTGCGGCTCACCGATGCCGGCCGGACCGCCTCGGTCGGCTGGCTGGTGCGCCAACTCGAGGGCGATCGCGAGGTCATCGAGTGCGGCGGAGACAACCCCTGTCCGCTGATCGCCGCGTGTCGGCTGCGCCGCGCGCTGGCGGAGGCCAAAGAGGCGTTCTACCGCGAACTCGACCGCTACACCGTCACCGATCTGGCCGGGAGCAAAAGCCTCCCGGTTGTTCTGCAACTCACTGGAGAAGGGATCCCACGATGA